The following proteins are encoded in a genomic region of Lytechinus variegatus isolate NC3 chromosome 7, Lvar_3.0, whole genome shotgun sequence:
- the LOC121418013 gene encoding uncharacterized protein LOC121418013, translating to MMGMRVCPSIVLLNILLLQLPFGLTSKGTITNDNVGTNLELTTINSFSTPFINENSTSSNYTVNNSKPQWPTNETYQEKTTVLSVPTDMDTTSSSSSLPTMMQEEGDILPTTKAPVPSITDSTASPLEQTSTHLPEDVTVPFGVAGDEDSIWESSWDDSPWNDEGLADDLRCKAFCIVNCTQNGVSLNFLTFKTIKRI from the coding sequence ATGATGGGAATGAGGGTTTGCCCATCGATTGTACTCCTCAACATCCTCCTCCTTCAGCTTCCATTTGGACTTACTTCAAAGGGTACCATAACCAATGATAATGTTGGGACAAATTTAGAACTAACCACCATCAACTCCTTCTCGACTCCGTTTATTAACGAAAACAGCACCAGCAGCAACTACACAGTCAATAATAGCAAACCACAATGGCCAacaaatgaaacatatcagGAGAAAACCACAGTGTTGTCGGTACCAACGGACATGGATacaacctcatcatcatcatctttaccaaCAATGATGCAGGAAGAAGGAGACATATTGCCTACTACCAAAGCACCTGTTCCATCTATAACAGACTCAACTGCCTCTCCATTGGAGCAAACCTCCACCCATCTACCAGAAGATGTTACTGTCCCGTTTGGCGTGGCAGGTGATGAGGACTCAATTTGGGAATCATCTTGGGATGATAGTCCATGGAATGATGAGGGATTGGCAGATGATCTACGATGTAAAGCTTTCTGTATTGTCAACTGTACACAGAATGGGGTAAGTCTCAATTTTTTAACAttcaaaacaattaaaagaatataa